In Drosophila yakuba strain Tai18E2 chromosome 2R, Prin_Dyak_Tai18E2_2.1, whole genome shotgun sequence, a single genomic region encodes these proteins:
- the LOC6531910 gene encoding scoloptoxin SSD14 isoform X2 — MSCCKKYAVCWIILAVTALGVTLGLVFGLRSKAEEPRRIGAVASNGVGCAEVGGSMLDIGGSAADAAIATMLCEGVMLPHSLGVGGGFVATIYSRETEFSEVLIARETAPAAATQDMFVGKEITGALSCAVPAEIYGYSELHDKYGRLPWKTLFQPTIDLCRRGILVSRYLSGVLQREEERIRSEPSMAEIFINPKTDEVYKEGEVMYRHTLAETLEIIADEGAKAIYGGGRVGRKLVEDIQAMGGIVTEEDLQKYHVRWEVPLHSHFNGGYKLLTSTLPTSGAVLTFMLNVMEPLYTSNTDKYWQRLVETFKHAYGHRTNLGDIHYEPDVQEVYENLIDPAFAAQIRKLILDDRTFEDMSYYGANFANEEDHGTAHISVLAPNGDAISVTSTINSHLGAKVRSRQTGFILNDEMDDFSTPGKINTYGIPASPANFIKPGKRPMSSTCPSIVLDTHGNVKLIVGGAGGSKITTSVAQTILRYFVLHEPIEKAVNSGRLHHQLAPMHIDMEPNVPRHTVAYLRAIGHDIVFLEDDKAYSAQTAIGILGTEPHPVCDRRRVGSAVVVEPDVLD; from the exons ATGTC GTGCTGCAAGAAGTATGCCGTCTGCTGGATTATCCTGGCGGTGACCGCACTGGGTGTCACCTTGGGCCTGGTCTTTGGACTGCGGAGCAAGGCGGAGGAGCCCCGTCGCATTGGCGCCGTGGCCTCGAATGGCGTGGGATGTGCGGAGGTGGGCGGCTCCATGCTGGATATCGGAGGCTCTGCGGCGGATGCGGCCATAGCCACCATGTTGTGCGAGGGCGTGATGCTGCCACACAGCTTGGGCGTGGGCGGTGGTTTCGTGGCCACCATTTACTCCAGAGAGACCGAGTTCAGTGAGGTTCTAATTGCCCGAGAAACGGCTCCAGCTGCGGCCACGCAGGACATGTTTGTCGGAAAGGAAATCACTGGCGCACTTTCCTGTGCCGTTCCCGCCGAAATCTATGGCTACTCGGAGCTGCACGACAAGTATGGCCGCCTGCCCTGGAAGACGCTCTTCCAGCCCACCATCGATCTCTGCCGGCGCGGCATCCTCGTCTCCAGATACCTTTCCGGAGTACTTCAACGCGAGGAGGAGCGCATCAGAAGCGAGCCCTCCATGGCCGAGATCTTCATCAATCCGAAAACGGATGAGGTGTACAAGGAGGGCGAGGTCATGTACCGACACACACTGGCCGAAACTCTGGAAATCATCGCGGATGAGGGCGCCAAAGCAATCTATGGCGGCGGCAGGGTGGGCAGGAAGCTGGTCGAGGATATCCAGGCCATGGGCGGCATTGTCACCGAGGAGGATCTGCAGAAATACCA TGTTCGCTGGGAAGTGCCGCTCCACTCCCACTTCAATGGCGGCTACAAGCTCCTCACCTCCACGCTGCCCACCAGTGGGGCCGTGTTGACCTTCATGCTGAACGTGATGGAGCCGCTGTACACGAGCAACACGGACAAGTACTGGCAGCGCTTGGTGGAGACTTTCAAGCACGCCTACGGGCATCGCACCAACCTGGGCGACATCCACTATGAACCAGATGTACAGGAGGTGTACGAAAACCTCATCGATCCCGCCTTCGCCGCTCAGATCCGCAAACTCATTTTGGACGACAGGACCTTCGAGGACATGTCATACTATGGAGCCAATTTCGCCAATGAGGAGGATCATGGTACAGCGCACATTTCGGTTTTGGCGCCAAATGGCGATGCCATCTCAGTGACCAGCACCATAAACAGCCATTTGGGAGCCAAGGTGAGGTCCCGCCAAACCGGCTTCATCCTGAACGACGAAATGGACGACTTCAGTACGCCCGGAAAGATAAATACCTACGGCATACCCGCCAGTCCCGCCAACTTCATCAAGCCTGGCAAGCGGCCGATGTCCTCCACCTGTCCCAGCATCGTGTTGGATACCCACGGCAATGTTAAGCTGATTGTGGGTGGTGCCGGTGGGTCCAAGATCACCACCTCCGTGGCCCAGACTATTCTCAGGTACTTTGTGCTCCACGAGCCGATTGAGAAGGCGGTGAATTCGGGACGACTGCATCACCAGCTGGCGCCAATGCACATCGACATGGAACCGAATGTTCCCAGGCACACTGTGGCCTATTTGAGAGCCATTGGACACGACATCGTCTTTCTGGAGGACGACAAGGCTTACTCCGCACAGACGGCCATTGGAATCTTGGGCACTGAACCACACCCCGTCTGCGATCGCAGGAGAGTGGGTAGCGCGGTGGTGGTGGAACCAGATGTATTAGATTAG
- the LOC6531911 gene encoding ceramide phosphoethanolamine synthase, whose amino-acid sequence MIGPSSQISKILLTLLFLLIIFYVFMDVELYLRIHNYTIERNYHTNVSLPASVVGQSTSESGSGSISSSSSSSISTKLPTAGDRQPSYEDHTWISCDINPLCHVTVKAILLDHTNHYLFAPLATMFDNVIGFSRSTFITPNMISFFHVGVACLAGKLVASDSLGYRRLGVLLFQIRTFLDDLDGHVARVRKHIRGERSEIGTSGYYVDGLCDGLGCIALLLGIFFYLKNNPPRRGYSIIPMSDSKLPEPTMMIPKMKATTRKVAKNVISFTGQLLLSSTAWNRYIAVYQNMLEREDVSGNQSHCQDYVFKSSWFFCVAWMWRIVNVHALLHCVLLSIFCDKLWDFLRAIRYSGYIILLVAICLTEMHILEAQNYIFNSTACSNISL is encoded by the coding sequence ATGATCGGACCCAGTTCGCAGATCAGCAAGATCCTGCTCAccctgctgtttctgctgatCATCTTCTACGTTTTCATGGACGTGGAGCTCTACCTGCGCATCCATAACTACACCATCGAGCGGAACTACCACACGAATGTCTCGCTGCCCGCTTCCGTCGTGGGTCAGTCCACCTCGGAGTCCGGGTCcggcagcatcagcagcagtagcagcagcagtatcAGTACGAAACTCCCCACCGCCGGCGATCGGCAGCCGTCCTACGAGGACCACACCTGGATATCCTGTGATATAAACCCACTATGCCATGTGACCGTGAAGGCTATTCTGCTGGACCACACCAACCACTACCTGTTCGCCCCGCTGGCCACCATGTTCGACAACGTGATCGGCTTCTCGCGCTCCACCTTTATCACGCCCAACATGATATCGTTTTTCCACGTGGGCGTGGCTTGTCTGGCGGGAAAATTGGTGGCCTCGGACAGCCTGGGCTATCGGCGGCTGGGCGTGCTGCTCTTCCAGATCCGCACCTTCCTGGACGACCTGGACGGGCATGTGGCGCGCGTGCGCAAGCACATACGCGGCGAGCGCTCGGAGATCGGCACATCTGGCTACTATGTGGATGGCCTGTGCGACGGACTCGGCTGCATTGCCCTGCTGCTGGGCATATTCTTTTACCTGAAGAACAATCCACCGCGGAGGGGCTACTCCATCATACCGATGAGCGACTCCAAGCTGCCGGAGCCCACCATGATGATACCGAAGATGAAGGCCACCACGCGTAAGGTGGCCAAAAACGTTATCAGCTTCACgggccagctgctgctgagcTCGACGGCGTGGAATCGCTACATTGCCGTCTACCAGAACATGCTGGAGCGGGAGGACGTGAGCGGCAACCAGTCGCATTGCCAGGACTACGTGTTCAAGTCCAGCTGGTTCTTCTGCGTCGCCTGGATGTGGCGCATCGTCAACGTGCACGCCCTGCTGCACTGCGTCCTGCTGAGCATATTCTGCGACAAGCTGTGGGACTTCCTGCGCGCGATCCGGTACAGCGGTTATATTATCCTGTTAGTTGCTATCTGTTTAACTGAAATGCACATTCTGGAGGCCCAGAACTACATTTTCAACTCTACGGCGTGCAGTAATATTTCACTGTGA
- the LOC6531910 gene encoding scoloptoxin SSD14 isoform X1: protein MLYGELFDAFGDLLVGCCKKYAVCWIILAVTALGVTLGLVFGLRSKAEEPRRIGAVASNGVGCAEVGGSMLDIGGSAADAAIATMLCEGVMLPHSLGVGGGFVATIYSRETEFSEVLIARETAPAAATQDMFVGKEITGALSCAVPAEIYGYSELHDKYGRLPWKTLFQPTIDLCRRGILVSRYLSGVLQREEERIRSEPSMAEIFINPKTDEVYKEGEVMYRHTLAETLEIIADEGAKAIYGGGRVGRKLVEDIQAMGGIVTEEDLQKYHVRWEVPLHSHFNGGYKLLTSTLPTSGAVLTFMLNVMEPLYTSNTDKYWQRLVETFKHAYGHRTNLGDIHYEPDVQEVYENLIDPAFAAQIRKLILDDRTFEDMSYYGANFANEEDHGTAHISVLAPNGDAISVTSTINSHLGAKVRSRQTGFILNDEMDDFSTPGKINTYGIPASPANFIKPGKRPMSSTCPSIVLDTHGNVKLIVGGAGGSKITTSVAQTILRYFVLHEPIEKAVNSGRLHHQLAPMHIDMEPNVPRHTVAYLRAIGHDIVFLEDDKAYSAQTAIGILGTEPHPVCDRRRVGSAVVVEPDVLD from the exons ATGTTGTATGGGGAGCTATTCGACGCCTTTGGTGACCTATTAGTCGG GTGCTGCAAGAAGTATGCCGTCTGCTGGATTATCCTGGCGGTGACCGCACTGGGTGTCACCTTGGGCCTGGTCTTTGGACTGCGGAGCAAGGCGGAGGAGCCCCGTCGCATTGGCGCCGTGGCCTCGAATGGCGTGGGATGTGCGGAGGTGGGCGGCTCCATGCTGGATATCGGAGGCTCTGCGGCGGATGCGGCCATAGCCACCATGTTGTGCGAGGGCGTGATGCTGCCACACAGCTTGGGCGTGGGCGGTGGTTTCGTGGCCACCATTTACTCCAGAGAGACCGAGTTCAGTGAGGTTCTAATTGCCCGAGAAACGGCTCCAGCTGCGGCCACGCAGGACATGTTTGTCGGAAAGGAAATCACTGGCGCACTTTCCTGTGCCGTTCCCGCCGAAATCTATGGCTACTCGGAGCTGCACGACAAGTATGGCCGCCTGCCCTGGAAGACGCTCTTCCAGCCCACCATCGATCTCTGCCGGCGCGGCATCCTCGTCTCCAGATACCTTTCCGGAGTACTTCAACGCGAGGAGGAGCGCATCAGAAGCGAGCCCTCCATGGCCGAGATCTTCATCAATCCGAAAACGGATGAGGTGTACAAGGAGGGCGAGGTCATGTACCGACACACACTGGCCGAAACTCTGGAAATCATCGCGGATGAGGGCGCCAAAGCAATCTATGGCGGCGGCAGGGTGGGCAGGAAGCTGGTCGAGGATATCCAGGCCATGGGCGGCATTGTCACCGAGGAGGATCTGCAGAAATACCA TGTTCGCTGGGAAGTGCCGCTCCACTCCCACTTCAATGGCGGCTACAAGCTCCTCACCTCCACGCTGCCCACCAGTGGGGCCGTGTTGACCTTCATGCTGAACGTGATGGAGCCGCTGTACACGAGCAACACGGACAAGTACTGGCAGCGCTTGGTGGAGACTTTCAAGCACGCCTACGGGCATCGCACCAACCTGGGCGACATCCACTATGAACCAGATGTACAGGAGGTGTACGAAAACCTCATCGATCCCGCCTTCGCCGCTCAGATCCGCAAACTCATTTTGGACGACAGGACCTTCGAGGACATGTCATACTATGGAGCCAATTTCGCCAATGAGGAGGATCATGGTACAGCGCACATTTCGGTTTTGGCGCCAAATGGCGATGCCATCTCAGTGACCAGCACCATAAACAGCCATTTGGGAGCCAAGGTGAGGTCCCGCCAAACCGGCTTCATCCTGAACGACGAAATGGACGACTTCAGTACGCCCGGAAAGATAAATACCTACGGCATACCCGCCAGTCCCGCCAACTTCATCAAGCCTGGCAAGCGGCCGATGTCCTCCACCTGTCCCAGCATCGTGTTGGATACCCACGGCAATGTTAAGCTGATTGTGGGTGGTGCCGGTGGGTCCAAGATCACCACCTCCGTGGCCCAGACTATTCTCAGGTACTTTGTGCTCCACGAGCCGATTGAGAAGGCGGTGAATTCGGGACGACTGCATCACCAGCTGGCGCCAATGCACATCGACATGGAACCGAATGTTCCCAGGCACACTGTGGCCTATTTGAGAGCCATTGGACACGACATCGTCTTTCTGGAGGACGACAAGGCTTACTCCGCACAGACGGCCATTGGAATCTTGGGCACTGAACCACACCCCGTCTGCGATCGCAGGAGAGTGGGTAGCGCGGTGGTGGTGGAACCAGATGTATTAGATTAG